A stretch of the Capsicum annuum cultivar UCD-10X-F1 chromosome 10, UCD10Xv1.1, whole genome shotgun sequence genome encodes the following:
- the LOC107844287 gene encoding uncharacterized protein LOC107844287: MNGEVEAANKNIKRILRKIVDGNREWHERFPYALLGYHTTIKTSTGATPYILVYGSEVVIHAEVEIPSLRVIQEVGLYDVKWIRSRIEQLMVIDEKRLDAVYHSQLYQNRMIKAFNKKVKPHRFTPGQLVFKKIFSHQGKAKGKFAPNWQGPYIVHRVLLGGAVILAEMDGTI, from the coding sequence ATGAATGGAGAAGTTGAAGCTGCAAACAAGAATATTAAGAGGATCTTGAGGAAAATAGTGGATGGTAATAGAGAGTGGCATGAGAGGTTTCCATATGCTTTACTTGGATATCACACCACAATCAAAACTTCTACTGGGGCAACTCCCTACATATTGGTTTATGGGTCGGAAGTAGTGATTCATGCAGAAGTAGAGATACCTTCATTGAGAGTCATTCAGGAGGTTGGTCTATACGATGTTAAATGGATTCGTAGCAGGATCGAGCAGTTGATGGTCATTGATGAGAAGAGATTAGATGCAGTCTATCATAGTCAACTCTATCAAAATAGAATGATCAAGGCATTCAACAAGAAAGTCAAGCCTCATCGATTCACGCCAGGACAGCTAGTATTTAAGAAGATATTCTCTCACCAAGGTAAAGCCAAAGGAAAATTTGCAccaaattggcaaggtccttATATAGTTCACCGAGTACTCTTAGGAGGAGCAGTAATCCTCGCAGAAATGGATGGCACAATATAA